The proteins below are encoded in one region of Micromonospora pisi:
- a CDS encoding CehA/McbA family metallohydrolase, whose amino-acid sequence MELDRRQFIAVGGAVVAAAGLLPGSAAWADSGEERKPGGHDEPKGVWLAGDTHVHDDHSSDGSAPRQLSDQRDPGNLPVSDQIGYAESVGLAFMPLTDHRTFDQHWDPLWTSNRLLLLTGEEANGSPHAVVLGAVDTVVDGANPPGSAPFRHVQQSIWDAHAQDAVWSVAHPDDGEYTTAAGPNENASVQGVDTVEVWNASSDPETEIEYAENRWNHGFRFGAVAASDSHFKELRPASAPGRPTTWVFAAERSVRAILDALKAGRTTVSLSPDGPFVTLEADVDGDGRFEAIGGDEVIVNDRQLSKRAALRVRARSAVGLRVLVYAAPGRSAGPVATFVPTRDDQTYLLPLTLSGDHTWYRVEVRGPGELSGRDADPNLPDQLRGATSPVFVSVKRAAEPAPEIALPRPADADDRASLVLGEQAGFAGFADVAVAGRVRHVVAQVHEDHRTSVVYRRLDGHGDKHADKGLVLSDASGTARAPRVAASGDDVWVVWQDARGQEQPHRPEIYLRHSRNGGKSFDSAVKLSNGQGRAEQPAIALLDDQHPVVAWAQNAGGAFDVYVQVVGVDRTPVNISAAGKVIVAGTPDDARSPIHPASLFPSVAVTRHRGIVVTWQDNRFDPDAGWTGHTPPAGQPAGGGTNPDNWEILAAVRANPSAAWGTPVRVSANDNAADRHPSIAVDRDGVLVVIWETKALSASGANLSLRASRSTDGTTWSVAETVGLDPNAMSQRPRLGVDADGSVRAVWYDSRSTDWRWKIFTARREASGWTPAVQLSTRGNGTWPAIDNGTVVFTSDRAAQRTQRDHTQEIYLIG is encoded by the coding sequence ATGGAACTAGACCGCAGACAGTTCATCGCCGTCGGTGGCGCGGTTGTCGCCGCCGCCGGACTTCTGCCCGGCTCCGCGGCCTGGGCGGACAGCGGCGAGGAGCGTAAGCCCGGCGGACACGACGAGCCGAAGGGCGTGTGGCTGGCGGGTGACACCCATGTCCACGACGACCACTCGTCGGACGGCAGCGCCCCACGGCAACTGTCGGACCAGCGTGATCCGGGAAACCTGCCGGTCAGCGACCAGATCGGTTACGCGGAGTCGGTCGGCCTGGCCTTCATGCCGCTCACCGACCACCGCACCTTCGACCAGCACTGGGACCCGCTCTGGACGTCGAACCGGCTGCTCCTGCTCACCGGCGAGGAGGCGAACGGGTCGCCGCACGCCGTCGTGCTCGGCGCGGTCGACACGGTGGTGGACGGCGCCAACCCGCCCGGGTCCGCGCCGTTCCGTCACGTGCAGCAGTCGATCTGGGACGCGCACGCCCAGGACGCGGTCTGGTCGGTCGCCCACCCGGACGACGGTGAGTACACCACCGCCGCCGGTCCGAACGAGAACGCCAGCGTGCAGGGGGTCGACACGGTCGAGGTCTGGAACGCCAGCAGCGACCCCGAGACCGAGATCGAGTACGCCGAGAACCGCTGGAACCACGGATTCCGCTTCGGTGCGGTAGCGGCGAGCGACAGCCACTTCAAGGAGCTGCGGCCGGCCAGCGCCCCCGGTCGGCCGACCACCTGGGTCTTCGCCGCCGAACGCTCGGTCCGCGCCATCCTCGACGCGCTCAAGGCCGGTCGGACGACGGTGTCGCTGAGCCCGGACGGTCCGTTCGTCACCCTCGAGGCCGACGTCGACGGCGATGGTCGGTTCGAGGCCATCGGCGGCGACGAGGTCATCGTCAACGACCGTCAGCTCTCGAAGCGGGCCGCGCTGCGAGTCCGGGCCAGGTCCGCCGTCGGTCTGCGGGTGCTCGTCTACGCCGCGCCGGGCCGCTCGGCGGGTCCGGTCGCGACCTTCGTGCCGACCAGGGACGACCAGACGTACCTGCTGCCGCTCACCCTGTCCGGGGACCACACCTGGTACCGGGTGGAGGTGCGCGGTCCGGGTGAACTCTCCGGTCGGGACGCCGACCCGAACCTCCCCGACCAGCTGCGCGGCGCCACGTCGCCGGTGTTCGTGTCGGTGAAGCGGGCCGCTGAGCCGGCGCCCGAGATCGCGCTGCCGCGTCCCGCCGACGCCGACGACCGGGCCAGCCTGGTCCTCGGTGAGCAGGCCGGGTTCGCCGGGTTCGCCGACGTCGCGGTGGCGGGGCGGGTCCGGCACGTGGTCGCCCAGGTGCACGAGGACCACCGTACGTCGGTGGTGTACCGCAGGTTGGACGGGCACGGCGACAAGCACGCGGACAAGGGCCTGGTGCTCTCCGATGCCTCCGGTACCGCCCGGGCCCCCCGGGTCGCCGCCTCCGGCGACGACGTCTGGGTGGTGTGGCAGGACGCGCGCGGCCAGGAACAGCCCCACCGGCCGGAGATCTACCTGCGGCACAGCCGCAACGGTGGCAAGAGCTTCGACTCCGCGGTGAAGCTCAGCAACGGGCAGGGGCGTGCCGAGCAGCCCGCCATCGCCCTGCTCGACGACCAGCACCCGGTGGTGGCCTGGGCGCAGAACGCCGGCGGCGCGTTCGACGTCTACGTCCAGGTGGTCGGTGTCGACCGGACTCCGGTCAACATCTCCGCCGCCGGCAAGGTCATCGTTGCCGGTACGCCGGACGACGCCCGCTCGCCCATCCACCCGGCCTCGCTCTTCCCCTCGGTCGCGGTGACCAGGCACCGGGGCATCGTCGTGACCTGGCAGGACAACCGGTTCGATCCGGACGCGGGCTGGACCGGTCACACCCCGCCCGCCGGTCAGCCCGCCGGTGGTGGCACCAATCCGGACAACTGGGAGATCCTGGCGGCGGTTCGGGCCAACCCGTCGGCCGCCTGGGGCACGCCGGTACGGGTCAGCGCGAACGACAACGCGGCCGACCGGCACCCGAGCATCGCCGTCGACCGGGACGGCGTCCTCGTCGTCATCTGGGAGACCAAGGCGCTCTCCGCCTCCGGGGCGAATCTCTCGCTGCGGGCGAGCCGTTCGACGGACGGTACGACGTGGTCGGTTGCCGAGACGGTCGGCCTCGACCCCAACGCCATGAGTCAGCGCCCCCGGCTGGGCGTCGACGCCGACGGCTCGGTCCGGGCGGTCTGGTACGACTCCCGCTCCACCGACTGGCGCTGGAAGATCTTCACGGCCCGTCGGGAAGCGTCCGGCTGGACGCCGGCGGTCCAGCTGAGTACGCGCGGCAACGGCACCTGGCCGGCGATCGACAACGGAACCGTCGTCTTCACCAGTGACCGGGCGGCCCAACGCACCCAGCGCGACCACACCCAGGAGATCTACCTGATCGGATAG
- a CDS encoding choice-of-anchor M domain-containing protein, translating to MRGRTTGLVAAMAAFTAGILAFSAPAQASAITVISQGHVDAIDVAYEEGEWGITIHDETVEPDVERDPADVLLVARHEAKTTVPDDPTYAFLGAPGAEVWVLPETQDTALLWPGLSAEEVEPGVFVGDSIQIRFKQVLGPDGLSLFTTDPVGAPTVLVDSEDGLPDAVTLPAGAHLHANWAFEKAGVYLIKVDATAQLAADGTRVTSAPAWIKFAVLS from the coding sequence ATGCGTGGGAGAACCACAGGGCTCGTCGCCGCTATGGCCGCGTTCACCGCAGGCATCCTGGCCTTTTCCGCCCCGGCGCAGGCCAGCGCCATCACGGTGATCTCGCAAGGCCACGTCGACGCCATCGACGTGGCCTACGAAGAGGGCGAGTGGGGCATCACGATCCACGACGAGACGGTCGAACCGGACGTCGAGCGCGACCCGGCCGACGTACTCCTGGTCGCCAGGCATGAGGCGAAGACCACCGTGCCCGACGACCCGACGTACGCGTTCCTCGGCGCCCCCGGCGCCGAGGTCTGGGTGCTTCCCGAGACGCAGGACACCGCCCTGCTCTGGCCCGGCCTTTCCGCCGAGGAGGTCGAGCCCGGCGTTTTCGTCGGCGACAGCATCCAGATCCGGTTCAAGCAGGTGCTCGGCCCGGACGGGCTGAGCCTCTTCACCACCGACCCGGTCGGCGCGCCGACCGTCCTCGTCGACAGCGAGGACGGACTCCCGGACGCGGTCACCCTGCCGGCCGGTGCCCACCTGCACGCGAACTGGGCGTTCGAGAAGGCCGGCGTCTACCTGATCAAGGTCGACGCGACCGCCCAGCTCGCCGCGGACGGCACCAGGGTCACCTCGGCCCCGGCCTGGATCAAGTTCGCCGTCCTTTCCTGA
- a CDS encoding choice-of-anchor M domain-containing protein: MTLKTRLLGLTSVLTVAATIFTASPAMAATIETGHLDVFDVDYNAANNTLTLDLRTYEPDNDDLSPAGTVLRVVPAATATIPSGTAWQCLGPAGTSMYVAPQTLVSDRLYAGWNTTDVPAAQGPVKLELTGWSGPPGSRFALYTTAGFPATPSFKLNTNPATGCPVSVWPGGIASGTHAHGNWAFSTAGTYTLTFRATALNGAGATSGAVTYTFQAG, encoded by the coding sequence GTGACACTCAAGACCCGACTGCTCGGCCTCACCTCGGTACTGACCGTGGCGGCGACCATCTTCACCGCCTCGCCGGCAATGGCGGCCACCATCGAAACCGGGCACCTCGACGTGTTCGATGTGGACTACAACGCGGCGAACAACACCCTCACCCTCGACCTCAGGACGTACGAGCCGGACAACGACGACCTGTCGCCGGCCGGCACGGTGCTGCGGGTGGTACCCGCCGCCACGGCCACGATTCCCAGCGGGACCGCGTGGCAGTGCCTCGGCCCGGCCGGAACCTCCATGTACGTGGCCCCCCAGACCCTCGTTTCGGACCGGCTCTACGCGGGCTGGAACACCACCGACGTGCCGGCCGCGCAGGGGCCGGTCAAGCTGGAACTGACCGGCTGGTCCGGGCCGCCCGGATCCCGTTTCGCGCTCTACACCACCGCCGGATTCCCGGCGACGCCCAGCTTCAAGCTCAACACCAACCCGGCCACCGGCTGCCCGGTCTCCGTGTGGCCGGGCGGCATCGCCAGCGGTACGCACGCCCACGGCAACTGGGCCTTCTCCACCGCGGGCACCTACACCCTGACCTTCAGGGCAACCGCGCTCAACGGCGCCGGGGCCACCTCCGGCGCGGTCACGTACACCTTCCAAGCCGGCTGA
- a CDS encoding TIGR03773 family transporter-associated surface protein, which translates to MARIRLAAATALVTAATALASSALSATGVRAAPPQSTERTVINNVHTDAVDVQYVDGNLRLKTRIGNAPNHVAADPSEVIFQLFDNELSAAAVPDLPEYAFLGTAGTPLWLAPMTQLDGLLWPGWDTESLPGGLFTDDAVDLHLRAVRGPGRVEVFQTDPIGIPIRNFSSADPAYTSLRQPVFSHVHANWVFTALGRYTLTFEVTGTIAGGATLSSGPVDYTWFVGGTSAQDVVGAQTTTVVTADQPSSSEGSPVTLTGTVEPPEADGWVEFLDGDTSLGYGEVGADGTASLATTTLSVGGHSITARFSPRYGNDYQPSTSAPATHQVTPGQGTPPPTGSPTSTPTSTPTPTRTPTRTATASPGPTRTASRTPTATATATVRPTTAAPTTPACVPTTRTTGVVLNQGHVDYAVRVVNGRLVSQVKDGTTTNGTTWRSPAQVVFQLKPAAAVTVPPGGQFDFLGAASSTVWQIPQTQNQNLLWAGWNTEELKASQVSGPVTWKLSGVSGPGAIAVYQLDAFGKPAVVFNSADGLPDSYDIALGTHAHGNWAFTKQGVYRLTFTHSAKLASGTTSTDTQVMTVAVGDTDPTTLLTKTTGTDCGGSGGQLPTTGTSLVKPISLGAGLLLAGTSMLLATRIRRRRTVAADGATTDG; encoded by the coding sequence ATGGCGAGAATCCGACTCGCCGCGGCAACCGCCCTGGTGACAGCGGCGACAGCGCTCGCCTCGTCGGCACTGTCCGCCACCGGGGTCAGGGCGGCACCGCCGCAGAGCACCGAACGAACCGTGATCAACAACGTGCACACCGACGCCGTCGACGTGCAGTACGTGGACGGGAACCTGCGCCTCAAGACGCGGATCGGCAACGCGCCGAACCACGTGGCCGCCGACCCGAGCGAGGTCATCTTCCAGCTCTTCGACAACGAGCTCTCGGCGGCGGCCGTACCGGACCTCCCCGAGTACGCGTTCCTCGGAACCGCCGGTACGCCGCTGTGGCTGGCCCCGATGACCCAACTCGACGGACTGCTCTGGCCGGGCTGGGACACCGAGAGCCTGCCCGGCGGACTGTTCACCGACGATGCGGTGGACCTCCACCTGCGGGCGGTACGCGGACCGGGGCGGGTGGAGGTGTTCCAGACCGACCCGATCGGCATACCCATCCGCAACTTCAGCTCTGCCGACCCGGCGTACACCTCACTGCGCCAACCGGTGTTCTCACACGTACACGCCAACTGGGTCTTCACCGCGTTGGGGCGTTACACCCTCACCTTCGAGGTCACCGGCACCATCGCCGGTGGCGCCACACTGAGCTCGGGACCGGTCGACTACACCTGGTTCGTCGGCGGCACCTCGGCGCAGGACGTCGTCGGCGCGCAGACCACGACCGTGGTCACGGCCGACCAGCCGTCGTCGTCGGAGGGCTCGCCGGTGACACTGACCGGCACCGTCGAACCGCCCGAAGCCGACGGCTGGGTCGAGTTCCTCGACGGTGACACGTCGCTCGGTTACGGCGAGGTCGGCGCCGACGGCACCGCGTCGCTCGCCACCACGACTTTGTCGGTCGGCGGACACTCGATCACCGCCCGCTTCTCACCCCGGTACGGCAACGACTACCAGCCCTCGACATCTGCGCCAGCGACCCACCAGGTCACGCCCGGCCAGGGCACTCCGCCCCCGACCGGCTCACCCACGTCGACCCCGACCAGCACACCCACACCCACGCGCACACCCACGCGCACCGCGACCGCGTCTCCCGGCCCCACGCGTACCGCCTCCCGCACGCCAACCGCGACCGCCACCGCGACGGTCCGGCCGACCACCGCCGCGCCGACCACCCCGGCCTGCGTGCCGACCACCCGGACAACCGGGGTCGTGCTGAACCAGGGACACGTGGACTACGCCGTCCGCGTCGTCAACGGTCGCCTCGTCTCGCAGGTCAAGGACGGTACGACCACCAACGGCACCACCTGGCGCAGCCCCGCACAGGTGGTGTTCCAGCTCAAACCGGCCGCGGCGGTCACCGTCCCGCCCGGAGGGCAGTTCGACTTCCTCGGCGCCGCCTCCTCGACCGTGTGGCAGATCCCGCAGACCCAGAACCAGAACCTTCTCTGGGCCGGTTGGAACACCGAGGAACTGAAGGCGTCGCAGGTCTCCGGACCGGTGACCTGGAAACTCAGCGGGGTGAGCGGCCCGGGAGCGATCGCCGTCTACCAGCTTGACGCGTTCGGCAAGCCGGCCGTCGTCTTCAACAGCGCGGACGGGCTCCCGGACAGCTACGACATCGCCCTGGGTACGCACGCGCACGGCAACTGGGCCTTCACGAAGCAGGGCGTCTACCGGCTCACCTTCACCCACTCGGCGAAGCTGGCGTCGGGCACGACCTCGACCGACACGCAGGTGATGACGGTCGCGGTCGGCGACACCGACCCGACCACGCTGCTGACGAAGACCACCGGGACCGACTGCGGCGGCTCGGGCGGCCAACTCCCCACCACCGGGACCTCCCTGGTCAAGCCGATCTCCCTCGGCGCGGGCCTGCTCCTGGCCGGCACCTCGATGCTCCTGGCGACCAGGATTCGTCGGCGCCGGACGGTGGCGGCGGACGGAGCCACCACCGACGGCTGA
- a CDS encoding anchored repeat-type ABC transporter permease subunit: MPPVDFFADLLNPDLAFLPKALFIAVMSAIVCGVIGCHVVLRGMAFIGDAVAHAVFPGLAVAFVISGNLVLGGTIAGVLTALLIAVFSQNRRLKEDSVIGVFFVAAFALGVVVISRAPGYAGSLQQFLFGSITGIPDRDILVVGLTGVTLLLVAFLLHKEFVAVTLDREMARALGLRTFWLDIVLYVMVTLAVVISVQTIGNVLVLALLVTPASAARLLTDRLGVMMLLAPVIGGLSALLGLYVSWSWDLPVGGTIVLALTAVFLVAWLFAPRHGLLARYVR; encoded by the coding sequence ATGCCACCGGTCGACTTCTTCGCCGATCTGCTCAACCCCGATCTGGCCTTCCTGCCCAAGGCGCTGTTCATCGCGGTGATGTCGGCGATCGTGTGTGGGGTGATCGGCTGCCATGTGGTCCTGCGCGGGATGGCGTTCATCGGCGACGCGGTCGCGCACGCGGTCTTCCCCGGCCTCGCGGTCGCGTTTGTCATCTCGGGCAACCTCGTGCTCGGCGGCACCATCGCCGGCGTGCTCACCGCCCTGCTGATCGCGGTGTTCTCGCAGAACCGGAGGCTGAAGGAGGACTCCGTCATCGGTGTCTTCTTCGTGGCCGCGTTCGCGCTCGGCGTCGTGGTCATCTCGCGGGCACCGGGCTACGCCGGCTCGCTGCAACAGTTCCTCTTCGGCTCCATCACCGGCATTCCGGACCGGGACATCCTTGTCGTGGGTCTGACCGGGGTGACCCTGCTCCTGGTCGCGTTCCTGCTGCACAAGGAGTTCGTCGCGGTCACCCTCGACCGGGAGATGGCGCGCGCGCTCGGCCTCCGGACGTTCTGGCTGGACATCGTGCTCTATGTGATGGTCACCCTGGCGGTGGTCATCTCGGTCCAGACGATCGGCAACGTGCTGGTCCTGGCCCTGCTGGTCACCCCGGCCTCGGCGGCCCGGCTGCTGACCGACCGACTGGGCGTCATGATGCTCCTGGCACCCGTCATCGGTGGCCTGTCGGCCCTGCTCGGTCTGTATGTCTCCTGGTCGTGGGATCTGCCCGTGGGAGGCACCATCGTGCTCGCCCTCACCGCCGTCTTCCTGGTGGCCTGGCTGTTCGCTCCCCGGCACGGCCTGCTCGCCAGGTACGTCCGCTAG
- a CDS encoding anchored repeat-type ABC transporter ATP-binding subunit: protein MELGGRLALSEVDLTIDIGELVGLVGPNGAGKTTLLRSVLGLVRAKAGRVTVAGGPAKAGTATVGYVPQRHEFTWDFPISVEDAVMTGRTGRIGLLRRPRVPDWHAVGEALDRVRLTDLRRRPVGELSGGQRQRVLVARALAVAPRILLLDEPFTGLDMPTQELLGELFAALAKESAVLMATHDLAAAVYGCDRLALLNQTMIATGTPDQLKDPQVWMETFQVSERSHVLRALGLPATPAATVGA, encoded by the coding sequence GTGGAACTCGGTGGGCGACTCGCCCTGAGCGAGGTCGACCTGACGATCGACATCGGGGAACTGGTGGGGTTGGTCGGTCCGAACGGGGCCGGGAAGACCACCCTGCTGCGCTCCGTACTCGGCCTGGTCAGGGCCAAGGCTGGTCGGGTCACGGTCGCGGGCGGGCCGGCGAAGGCGGGTACGGCGACCGTCGGCTACGTGCCGCAGCGCCACGAGTTCACCTGGGACTTTCCCATCTCGGTGGAGGACGCGGTGATGACCGGTCGGACCGGTCGGATCGGGCTGCTGCGCCGACCCCGGGTGCCGGACTGGCACGCGGTGGGGGAGGCGCTGGACCGGGTACGCCTGACCGACCTGCGCCGCCGTCCGGTCGGGGAACTCTCCGGCGGCCAGCGGCAGCGCGTACTCGTGGCGCGAGCGCTCGCCGTCGCGCCGCGGATCCTCCTGCTGGACGAGCCCTTCACCGGCCTGGACATGCCCACACAGGAACTGCTCGGCGAGTTGTTCGCCGCGCTGGCGAAGGAGAGTGCGGTTCTGATGGCCACACATGACCTGGCGGCGGCGGTGTACGGCTGCGACCGGCTGGCCCTGCTGAACCAGACGATGATCGCCACCGGTACCCCGGACCAGCTCAAGGACCCTCAGGTGTGGATGGAGACATTCCAGGTGAGCGAGCGCAGTCATGTGCTGCGGGCGTTGGGCCTGCCCGCCACCCCGGCCGCGACCGTGGGGGCGTGA
- a CDS encoding TIGR03773 family transporter-associated surface protein, which yields MTRGTTPARRGYPSRVAGAAAAILAAILLAPPPPLSAAPTPAPDGRQEQTVDPNQREDTGRVVLEGGHVDIGPHYRGGTWTVRVHDDTVVPSVWRQPSDVVIRVRDSAVLPIPDDEAYAFLGQRPGTPVYVIPQTQNRDVVWVGWNTQDPRVMEAIQRGVTMKLTGVQGPGSLVVYLQSGNLGAPQVLWDSTKTLPQDLWVDTNTHTHANWVFATPGVYLVALEISADLADGRSVRSTGVLRFAIGDATGTDAAFAAAFPMAGAPSPAAGTAAPSPAPSAGAGPPAEEGGLPPATVATVVTIVVGLVLVGVVIGVLVRGGRAKRRAEAERAAGRTGPVAGQDTATAWPEDDR from the coding sequence ATGACACGAGGCACCACCCCCGCCCGTCGTGGGTACCCGTCGCGGGTGGCCGGCGCCGCCGCCGCGATCCTGGCAGCGATCCTGCTGGCACCTCCGCCGCCCCTCTCGGCCGCACCCACCCCGGCTCCGGACGGTCGCCAGGAACAGACGGTGGACCCGAACCAGCGCGAGGACACCGGTCGGGTGGTGCTGGAGGGCGGGCACGTCGACATCGGCCCGCATTACCGAGGCGGGACCTGGACGGTACGGGTGCACGACGACACCGTCGTACCGTCGGTCTGGCGGCAGCCGTCGGACGTGGTGATCCGGGTACGGGACAGCGCCGTACTGCCGATCCCGGACGACGAGGCGTACGCGTTCCTCGGCCAGCGCCCCGGCACACCGGTGTACGTCATACCGCAGACGCAGAACCGGGACGTGGTGTGGGTGGGCTGGAACACCCAGGACCCCAGGGTGATGGAGGCGATCCAGCGTGGTGTGACCATGAAGCTGACCGGCGTCCAGGGGCCCGGCAGCCTGGTCGTCTATCTCCAGTCTGGCAACCTCGGTGCTCCGCAGGTGCTGTGGGACTCCACGAAGACGCTCCCGCAGGACCTGTGGGTGGACACGAACACCCACACGCACGCGAACTGGGTCTTCGCCACGCCCGGCGTCTACCTCGTGGCTCTCGAGATCTCCGCCGACCTGGCCGACGGCAGGTCGGTGAGGAGCACCGGAGTGCTCCGATTCGCGATCGGGGACGCCACCGGCACCGACGCGGCGTTCGCCGCGGCCTTCCCGATGGCTGGCGCCCCGTCCCCGGCGGCCGGTACCGCCGCCCCGTCTCCGGCCCCGAGTGCGGGAGCCGGACCACCGGCCGAAGAGGGCGGTCTGCCTCCTGCCACCGTCGCCACAGTGGTGACCATCGTCGTCGGGCTGGTGCTCGTCGGCGTGGTGATCGGGGTGCTGGTACGGGGTGGTCGCGCCAAGCGACGGGCCGAGGCGGAACGCGCCGCCGGCCGAACCGGGCCCGTCGCCGGCCAGGACACCGCGACGGCGTGGCCGGAGGATGACCGGTGA
- a CDS encoding anchored repeat ABC transporter, substrate-binding protein, giving the protein MRLPRFRTGRRIGATVRSRRCAGRRGALLAGAVVVAGLLPGCAAPIAFTSTSDRIQVVTTTGILADLVRNVGGDRVLVDSIVPDNADSHAYEPTLRDVRNIVYADVAFSNYLLLEAQSVVKTLDANLRHGVPNIALAEGATRYAAEIIPMVEDASLDTIWLGLRVRGTGQRFGATRSSDVLLSATDVTGPGKLVGYLTGSFGAPDRYFDSTDGFDPGNGYRDDTAVLPPDAHTHMSWAFTEPGVYHLTVKAQLRVTPQARPVELGQQRFAFAVGVDPHSVPGLADPSVLARGHADIAVDVDAERLYLYADPHGGGEVDQQVYDPATTVIEVPNKALLEVPAGRGYRFLGRAGDRVFQLPQAVLGKHVHGEIDPHLWQDVGNAQSYVELIRDTLIEADPQGAVEYRRNTDAYLAELSALDTYVASTIGAIPPANRYLVTTHDAFAYLSQAYGIPVAGFVTPNPATEPSLADRVRLTETIRNLRVKAVFLEPSLKARSATLVEVANEQGVAICPIYGDAFGPTVDTYLKMMRFNADSLAECLNR; this is encoded by the coding sequence ATGAGATTGCCCAGGTTCCGGACGGGTCGTCGCATCGGCGCCACGGTCCGATCACGACGGTGCGCGGGCCGGCGTGGTGCGTTGCTGGCCGGGGCGGTCGTCGTCGCGGGCCTGCTGCCGGGGTGTGCGGCCCCGATCGCGTTCACCTCGACCAGTGACCGGATCCAGGTTGTCACCACGACCGGGATCCTGGCGGACCTGGTTCGCAACGTGGGTGGTGATCGGGTGCTGGTCGACTCGATCGTGCCGGACAACGCCGATTCGCACGCGTACGAGCCGACGCTGCGGGACGTGCGCAACATCGTGTACGCGGACGTCGCCTTCAGCAACTACCTGCTGTTGGAGGCGCAGTCCGTGGTCAAGACGTTGGATGCCAACCTCCGACACGGTGTTCCGAACATCGCCCTCGCCGAGGGCGCGACCAGGTACGCCGCGGAGATCATCCCGATGGTCGAGGACGCCTCGCTGGACACCATCTGGCTCGGCCTGCGGGTACGCGGAACCGGGCAGCGGTTCGGGGCGACCCGGTCCTCGGACGTCCTGTTGTCGGCAACGGACGTGACGGGGCCGGGCAAGCTGGTGGGTTACCTCACGGGGTCGTTCGGCGCCCCCGACCGGTACTTCGACTCGACCGACGGGTTCGACCCCGGCAACGGCTACCGGGACGACACCGCGGTCCTGCCGCCGGACGCCCATACGCACATGAGCTGGGCGTTCACCGAACCGGGCGTGTACCACCTCACGGTCAAGGCCCAGCTCAGAGTCACTCCACAGGCCAGACCGGTCGAGCTTGGGCAGCAGCGGTTCGCCTTCGCCGTCGGCGTCGACCCGCACTCGGTGCCGGGGCTCGCCGATCCGTCCGTCCTCGCGCGTGGGCACGCCGACATCGCGGTGGACGTCGATGCCGAGCGGCTCTACCTGTACGCCGACCCGCACGGCGGCGGTGAGGTCGACCAGCAGGTGTACGACCCCGCCACCACCGTGATCGAGGTGCCGAACAAGGCCCTGCTGGAGGTACCGGCCGGGCGTGGCTACCGGTTCCTGGGCCGCGCCGGTGACCGGGTGTTCCAACTGCCGCAGGCCGTCCTCGGGAAACACGTGCACGGGGAGATCGATCCACACCTGTGGCAGGACGTCGGCAACGCCCAGTCCTACGTGGAACTGATCCGTGACACCCTCATCGAGGCCGACCCACAGGGCGCGGTGGAGTACCGGCGGAACACCGACGCATATCTGGCCGAGCTCAGCGCACTCGACACGTACGTGGCGTCGACGATCGGCGCGATCCCGCCGGCCAACCGCTATCTGGTGACCACGCATGACGCGTTCGCCTACCTGTCCCAGGCGTACGGCATCCCGGTGGCCGGGTTTGTGACACCGAACCCGGCCACCGAGCCGAGCCTCGCCGACCGGGTCAGGTTGACCGAGACGATCAGGAATCTGCGGGTGAAGGCCGTGTTCCTCGAACCGAGTCTGAAGGCGCGCTCCGCCACGTTGGTCGAGGTCGCCAACGAGCAGGGGGTGGCGATCTGCCCCATCTACGGCGACGCCTTCGGCCCGACCGTCGACACCTACCTGAAGATGATGCGCTTCAACGCCGACTCACTCGCCGAGTGCCTCAACCGATGA